In a genomic window of Lepisosteus oculatus isolate fLepOcu1 chromosome 3, fLepOcu1.hap2, whole genome shotgun sequence:
- the LOC102684510 gene encoding cytochrome P450 2M1-like, whose protein sequence is MWSSALWRQFKLRPALPPVPAISTQCSAEVSLQLKRMELFSFLGSNILTLLLSLLFLALLWRSRSKQSQPSRLPPGPAPWPFVGSLLHVDLKQPYKSYLKLSQQYGPVFTVWLGSKPVVVLSGYRTLRDAFVSQGEEFSGRANYPILQKVTDGYGLLVSSGDRWKELRRFSIMTLKNFGMGRRSIEERIQEEAKCLVDAFAEHGDSAFNPKFLLCNAVSNVVCSIVFGKRFDYHDSQFKSLLNVIDNYFTFLSSSRGQLYNMFPRVFERLPGPHHLALGGVRRLRELIREEALRRLGDLNADEPRDYIEAFLVKMQEEKHNPNSTFNYDNLTSSVWNLFSAGTETTSSTLRHTLLLMQKYPNVQARIQKEIDEVIGPLRSPTAQDRQNMPYTDAVVHEIQRSLDLSPTAVPHKVLKDTEFKGYTIPQGTMVIPLLSSVLSDPELWKHPDTFDPENFLDEKGSFKKNDAFLAFGLGKRVCLGEGLARMELFLFFTSLLQKFTFTGTEPPEQIETNPQYCSFGRMPRTYQCYARLRA, encoded by the exons ACCTGCGCTGCCGCCAGTGCCTGCTATCAGCACACAGTGCAGTGCTGAGGTGTCACTGCAGCTGAAGAGAATGGAACTCTTCTCCTTCCTCGGGAGCAACATCCTCACTCTGCTGCTGAGTTTGTTGTTCCTTGCACTTCTCTGGAGGAGCCGCAGCAAGCAAAGCCAGCCCAGCAGGCTGCCCCCGGGGCCAGCTCCATGGCCCTTCGTGGGCAGCCTGCTGCATGTGGACCTGAAGCAGCCCTACAAGTCCTACCTTAAG CTGAGCCAGCAGTACGGCCCGGTGTTCACAGTGTGGCTGGGCAGCAAGCCAGTGGTGGTGCTGTCCGGCTACAGGACCCTGAGGGACGCCTTCGTCAGTCAGGGCGAGGAGTTCAGTGGCCGAGCCAACTACCCTATACTACAGAAGGTGACGGACGGATACG GGCTGCTGGTGAGCAGTGGGGACAGATGGAAGGAGCTCAGAAGATTTTCCATCATGACGCTGAAAAACTTTGGGATGGGGCGGCGCAGCATTGAGGAGCGCATCCAAGAGGAAGCCAAGTGCCTTGTCGATGCCTTTGCAGAGCACGGGG ATTCAGCTTTCAACCCTAAATTCCTGCTGTGCAACGCTGTATCCAATGTAGTTTGCTCCATTGTTTTTGGAAAGAGGTTCGACTACCATGACAGCCAGTTCAAGAGTCTTCTGAATGTCATTGACAACTATTTCACTTTCCTGAGCAGCTCCAGAGGGCAG CTGTACAACATGTTTCCCCGGGTCTTCGAACGCCTGCCAGGCCCTCATCACCTGGCGCTCGGGGGGGTCCGGAGGCTCAGAGAGCTCATCAGAGAGGAGGCCCTCCGTCGCCTCGGCGACCTGAACGCAGACGAGCCCCGAGACTACATCGAAGCCTTTCTGGTCAAGATGCAGGAG GAGAAGCACAATCCGAACTCTACATTTAACTATGACAACTTGACGAGCAGCGTGTGGAATCTGTTCTCTGCTGGGACTGAGAccacctcctccacactgagaCACACCCTTCTCCTCATGCAGAAGTATCCCAATGTTCAAG CGCGGATTCAGAAGGAGATCGATGAGGTGATTGGCCCCCTGCGTAGCCCCACGGCCCAGGACAGACAGAACATGCCTTACACTGACGCCGTTGTCCACGAAATCCAGCGCTCCTTGGATCTCTCGCCTACCGCTGTCCCCCACAAAGTGCTAAAAGACACTGAGTTCAAAGGCTATACCATTCCCCAG GGCACAATGGTCATTCCTCTTCTGTCTTCGGTGTTGTCTGACCCCGAACTGTGGAAACACCCAGATACCTTTGACCCTGAGAACTTCCTGGACGAGAAGGGAAGCTTTAAAAAGAATGATGCCTTCCTTGCATTTGGACTCG GGAAGCGCGTCTGTCTCGGGGAGGGACTGGCTCGAATGGAGCTCTTCCTGTTCTTCACATCCCTTCTCCAGAAGTTCACCTTCACCGGCACGGAGCCCCCGGAGCAGATCGAAACCAACCCCCAGTACTGCAGCTTCGGGAGGATGCCACGCACCTACCAGTGCTACGCCAGGCTCAGGGCTTAG
- the gipr gene encoding gastric inhibitory polypeptide receptor: protein MCGALAAFLLLTVSVLWRTEFASGKTMKDTVEEWNAYRNECLSKMRSDPSPQGLVCKRMFDMYACWTDGLPNTTVKVPCPWYLPWYEQVQSGFVLRECGPDGQWLTNNTSATWRDHSQCDWADSLQQEKQMVILAYFKVMYTVGYSLSLAGLTLAFTILLIFRKLRCTRNYIHTNLFASFILRAVSILTRDALLMREAREFGDNRDFVLSDQALSGCRVAQVLMQYCVGANYCWLLVEGLYLHNLLVLMVFSENSYFCGYLVIGWGTPVLFVVPWTVVRYLYENKKCWEMNENMAYWWIIRSPILFSILINFFIFIRIIKILVSKLTAHQMRYTDYKFRLAKSTLTLIPLLGIHEVVFAFITEEQAAGTLRNVKLFFELFFNSFQGLLVAVLYCFVNKEVQSEIKKKWQRWKLGMSLLEEYRLTCSNMPQGGTGNSTGRCHCHLKPPGQGAAHCNAGCTCSSDSSSCNQHLHPSAKKGKSYCYFSAHKQAPSNLNCSPQDNGGEGVLAMYTESYC, encoded by the exons ATGTGTGGCGCCTTGGCCGCCTTCCTCCTCCTCACCGTCTCGGTCCTCTGGAGAACGGAG TTCGCTTCAGGGAAGACCATGAAAGACACAGTGGAGGAATGGAACGCGTACAGGAACGAGTGTCTCAGCAAGATGAGAAGTGACCCCAGCCCCCAAG GCCTGGTCTGTAAGCGTATGTTTGATATGTATGCCTGCTGGACGGATGGATTGCCAAATACAACAGTCAAAGTGCCCTGTCCGTGGTACCTCCCGTGGTATGAACAAG tCCAGAGTGGCTTTGTGCTGCGTGAGTGTGGGCCGGATGGGCAGTGGCTCACCAACAACACCAGCGCCACCTGGAGGGACCATTCCCAGTGTGACTGGGCTGACAGCCTGCAGCAG GAGAAGCAGATGGTGATCTTGGCCTACTTCAAAGTGATGTACACTGTGGGCTACTCGCTCTCCCTCGCTGGCCTGACTCTCGCGTTTACCATCCTGCTCATCTTCAG GAAGCTGCGATGCACTCGGAACTACATCCACACCAACCTCTTCGCTTCCTTCATCCTTCGGGCCGTCTCCATCCTGACGCGGGACGCCCTGCTCATGAGGGAGGCCAGGGAATTCGGGGACAATCGCGATTTCGTGCTGAGCGACCAG GCTCTCTCTGGCTGTCGGGTGGCCCAGGTCCTCATGCAGTACTGTGTGGGGGCTAATTATTGCTGGCTGTTAGTGGAAGGGCTCTATTTGCACAACCTGCTGGTGCTCATGGTCTTCTCCGAGAACAGCTACTTCTGCGGATACCTGGTCATCGGCTGGG GAACCCCAGTGCTGTTTGTGGTGCCCTGGACTGTTGTCCGATATCtgtatgaaaacaaaaa ATGCTGGGAGATGAATGAAAACATGGCCTACTGGTGGATTATTCGCTCCCCGATACTGTTCTCTATTTTG ATcaactttttcattttcattcgtATCATAAAAATCCTTGTCTCCAAACTGACGGCACATCAGATGAGGTATACAGATTACAAATTCAG GCTGGCCAAGTCCACCCTGACTCTCATACCTCTCCTGGGCATTCACGAGGTGGTGTTCGCCTTCATCACGGAGGAGCAGGCCGCGGGCACACTGCGCAACGTGAAGCTCTTCTTCGAGCTCTTCTTCAATTCGTTCCAG GGTCTGCTTGTTGCTGTCTTGTACTGCTTTGTGAACAAGGAG GTGCAGTCGGAAATCAAGAAGAAGTGGCAGCGATGGAAGCTGGGAATGAGCCTGCTGGAGGAGTACCGCCTCACCTGCAGCAACATGCCACAGGGGGGCACCGGCAACAGCACAGGCAGGTGCCACTGCCACCTCAAGCCACCAGGCCAGGGGGCAGCACACTGCAACGCCGGCTGCACCTGCTCTTCAGACAGCTCCTCCTGCAACCAGCATCTCCACCCCAGTGCCAAGAAGGGCAAGTCTTACTGCTACTTTTCTGCCCACAAGCAGGCGCCCAGCAACCTGAACTGTAGCCCACAGGACAATGGCGGGGAAGGCGTTCTGGCTATGTACACAGAGAGCTACTGCTGA